A window of the Mesotoga prima MesG1.Ag.4.2 genome harbors these coding sequences:
- a CDS encoding DUF438 domain-containing protein: MSELFNKEEFLKGLIRRLHEAPDKLENIREDFVRVVRELTPVEIAQVEQKLVEEGMPPESIQLMCNIHLDVFKEALDEDSLDVGSWHPLHILIEEHRDILNRTKELRDLTGKIISGNYDGEDIRRLQSSIQYLDSLEAYFSKEENVLFPYLERHGLVQPPAIMWKEHDEVRNLRKKMKIEYENLKNGDPNKVNELAITISELFTNHIYKEHKILFPSALKLLSNNEWESIRVEFDEIGYFSFEPMPFVSSEEVSKNNGVEGLVNLGSGFLKVDQLLLMLNTLPFDITFVDENDTVRYFSERKERIFARTRAIIGRKVQNCHPQKSAHVVTRILEDFKNGVRDIAEFWLNLGPKIVHIRYFALRDRSGKYAGTLEVTQEISSIKALEGEKRIYDPLD; encoded by the coding sequence ATGAGTGAGCTTTTCAACAAAGAAGAGTTTCTTAAAGGATTGATCAGAAGGCTTCATGAAGCGCCCGATAAGCTTGAGAACATTAGAGAAGATTTCGTGAGAGTAGTGAGAGAGCTGACACCTGTAGAAATAGCACAGGTCGAGCAGAAACTTGTGGAGGAAGGTATGCCTCCCGAGAGCATCCAGCTCATGTGCAACATCCATCTTGATGTATTCAAGGAGGCTCTGGACGAAGACAGTCTTGATGTTGGCTCCTGGCATCCTCTTCACATATTGATTGAAGAACACCGCGATATTCTTAACAGGACGAAGGAATTGAGAGATTTGACCGGGAAGATTATTTCTGGAAATTACGATGGCGAAGACATAAGAAGGCTTCAATCTTCAATACAATATCTCGATAGTTTAGAGGCATATTTTTCCAAAGAGGAGAATGTGCTTTTTCCCTATCTTGAAAGGCACGGTCTGGTTCAACCTCCTGCGATCATGTGGAAGGAACATGACGAAGTTAGAAACCTACGAAAGAAGATGAAAATCGAATATGAGAACCTAAAGAATGGAGACCCAAATAAGGTAAACGAGCTCGCAATAACAATTAGCGAACTCTTCACAAATCACATCTACAAGGAACACAAGATTCTCTTTCCTTCGGCGCTTAAGCTGCTTTCAAATAATGAGTGGGAATCTATTCGAGTGGAGTTCGATGAAATAGGGTACTTTTCATTTGAGCCGATGCCCTTCGTTTCCTCTGAAGAAGTATCAAAAAACAATGGTGTTGAAGGGTTAGTAAATCTTGGAAGTGGTTTTCTGAAGGTAGATCAGTTACTCTTGATGTTGAACACCCTTCCTTTTGATATTACTTTCGTTGATGAAAACGACACTGTCCGGTATTTCAGTGAAAGGAAGGAGAGAATCTTCGCTAGAACTAGAGCAATAATCGGTAGAAAGGTTCAGAACTGTCATCCGCAGAAAAGCGCTCACGTTGTGACCAGGATCCTTGAAGATTTCAAGAATGGGGTGCGTGATATTGCAGAATTCTGGCTTAATCTTGGACCAAAGATTGTTCACATAAGATATTTCGCTCTGAGGGACAGATCAGGAAAATATGCGGGAACACTGGAAGTGACTCAGGAGATCTCTTCTATAAAGGCGCTTGAAGGAGAGAAGAGAATTTATGATCCTCTTGATTAG
- a CDS encoding aldo/keto reductase: MIRREMGKTGEKVSALGFGCMRLPTRDDQSIDVDEATRMLRFAIDNGVDYVDTAWGYHNGQSEPFVGSALQDGYRDKVNLATKLPSWLIKCREDMDYYLNEQLRRLRTDVIDFYLIHALNRRYWKNLKEHDIFEFMDSALASGRIRHIGFSFHDTLDVFKEIIDSYGWEFCQIQYNFVDTEHQAGLEGLKYAADKGIGVAVMEPLRGGKLATNVRDDILSIWTSSGIDRTPAAWALRWVWNDPDVGVVLSGMSTMDQVRENIETAREASPNSMSSSELAIVDRVREEYKKRIKVSCTGCSYCMPCPSGVAIPTCFDFFNDAYMFDSIEDHKKAYLRSVKKENRASLCVECGRCEELCPQNIPIIEQLKEVSSLFE; the protein is encoded by the coding sequence ATGATTCGGAGAGAAATGGGAAAGACTGGAGAAAAGGTATCTGCCTTGGGTTTTGGTTGTATGAGACTTCCAACGCGTGACGATCAATCAATAGACGTGGATGAAGCCACAAGAATGTTGAGATTTGCTATAGATAACGGTGTTGACTATGTCGATACTGCGTGGGGATATCACAACGGACAAAGTGAACCCTTTGTAGGCAGTGCTCTTCAAGATGGTTACAGAGATAAGGTAAATCTTGCTACAAAGTTGCCCAGCTGGCTTATCAAGTGTAGAGAAGATATGGACTACTATTTGAATGAGCAACTCAGGAGATTGAGAACAGATGTAATTGATTTCTATCTAATCCACGCGTTGAACAGAAGATACTGGAAGAATCTCAAGGAACACGACATATTCGAGTTCATGGATTCTGCTCTTGCCAGTGGAAGGATCAGACACATAGGGTTTTCCTTTCATGATACTCTTGATGTCTTTAAGGAAATCATCGATTCTTACGGCTGGGAGTTCTGCCAGATTCAGTACAATTTCGTAGATACGGAGCACCAGGCCGGTCTAGAAGGTTTGAAATATGCTGCCGATAAGGGAATCGGAGTAGCTGTTATGGAACCTCTTCGGGGTGGAAAGCTTGCCACGAATGTAAGAGATGACATTCTTTCGATTTGGACGTCCTCGGGAATCGATCGGACGCCGGCCGCCTGGGCGTTGAGATGGGTCTGGAACGACCCGGATGTAGGTGTTGTTCTGAGCGGGATGTCGACTATGGACCAGGTAAGGGAAAACATTGAGACAGCAAGAGAAGCAAGTCCTAATTCAATGAGCTCTTCTGAACTGGCTATTGTTGATAGAGTCAGGGAGGAGTACAAAAAGAGGATAAAAGTGAGCTGTACGGGTTGCAGCTACTGCATGCCTTGTCCCAGTGGAGTAGCGATCCCAACTTGTTTTGATTTCTTCAATGACGCGTACATGTTTGACAGCATAGAGGATCATAAAAAAGCTTACTTGAGATCTGTCAAGAAAGAGAACAGAGCTTCACTTTGTGTCGAGTGTGGACGGTGTGAAGAGCTTTGCCCTCAGAACATTCCTATAATTGAACAACTTAAGGAAGTCTCTTCACTATTTGAATAA
- the glmU gene encoding bifunctional UDP-N-acetylglucosamine diphosphorylase/glucosamine-1-phosphate N-acetyltransferase GlmU: MTGIVLAAGQGKRMKSRFPKVVHKILDRPMVNWVISALRQAGSDRIVVVTGFEAAMVEAVLDKDIISVRQTPQLGTGHAVMTALDYLDDEDIVVIAGDEPLVLPSTLKKLVSRRIEGDFDVVFLTMKPADPTGYGRVVKDGKKIKIVEHRDADSETRMIDEVNSAIYAFKGSFLSSAIKSLSNNNDQNEYYLTDTISLADKADTIVVENAQEVLGVNDRIQLAEINKIAQKRINVEHMRNGVTIVDPDTCYIGPEVEIGADTVIEPMVFLSGKTRIGNCCSIGPLTRIDSSVIGDDVEILRSEVSNAEVHSGARVGPFSRLRPGAVVMNEAHVGNFVELKKTILGRGSKAQHLTYLGDTDVGEGVNIGAGTITCNYDGKRKHRTEIGDGAFIGSNTSLVAPVRIGKNSVTAAGSAITEDVPPDSLAFGRARQVVKEGKYSKNRGQEENS, from the coding sequence ATGACTGGAATTGTGCTGGCCGCTGGCCAGGGAAAGAGAATGAAATCAAGATTCCCGAAAGTGGTTCACAAGATTCTTGATCGGCCAATGGTAAACTGGGTCATTTCAGCGCTCAGACAGGCCGGTTCAGACAGAATCGTTGTGGTCACCGGTTTCGAGGCTGCTATGGTTGAAGCCGTTCTTGACAAGGATATCATTTCTGTTAGGCAGACCCCTCAACTCGGCACGGGGCACGCCGTAATGACGGCGCTCGATTATCTCGACGATGAAGACATCGTTGTCATTGCTGGAGATGAGCCGCTTGTCTTACCATCGACATTGAAAAAGCTTGTTTCAAGGAGGATTGAAGGGGATTTTGATGTTGTCTTCCTTACTATGAAGCCTGCCGATCCGACGGGATATGGAAGAGTCGTTAAAGACGGCAAAAAGATAAAAATAGTGGAACACAGGGATGCCGATTCGGAAACAAGAATGATTGATGAAGTAAATTCCGCTATATATGCTTTTAAGGGGAGTTTTCTGAGTTCAGCAATCAAGAGTTTGTCCAACAATAACGATCAGAATGAGTACTATCTCACGGATACGATTTCGCTTGCCGATAAAGCGGATACTATAGTTGTTGAAAATGCTCAGGAAGTTCTTGGTGTTAATGACAGAATTCAGCTGGCCGAGATAAATAAGATTGCTCAGAAAAGAATCAATGTAGAACATATGAGAAACGGGGTCACGATAGTCGATCCTGACACCTGTTACATCGGTCCAGAAGTTGAGATCGGTGCTGACACTGTTATTGAACCCATGGTTTTTCTTTCAGGAAAGACGCGAATCGGAAACTGCTGTTCTATTGGGCCGTTAACAAGAATTGATAGCTCAGTTATCGGAGACGATGTTGAGATATTGCGTTCTGAAGTATCGAATGCAGAGGTTCATTCTGGCGCAAGAGTCGGGCCTTTTTCCAGGTTAAGACCCGGGGCTGTAGTAATGAATGAAGCACATGTCGGCAACTTTGTGGAGCTGAAGAAGACGATTCTTGGCAGGGGATCAAAAGCACAGCATCTGACATATCTTGGTGATACTGATGTGGGTGAGGGTGTAAATATCGGTGCCGGAACGATAACGTGTAATTATGATGGGAAGAGGAAACACAGGACAGAGATCGGAGATGGGGCATTCATTGGCAGCAATACTTCGCTTGTCGCCCCGGTAAGAATTGGAAAAAACTCTGTGACTGCTGCCGGTTCAGCGATAACCGAGGATGTTCCGCCCGACTCACTCGCATTCGGTAGAGCGAGGCAAGTCGTCAAAGAGGGGAAGTATTCAAAAAATAGAGGGCAGGAGGAGAACAGCTGA
- a CDS encoding ribose-phosphate diphosphokinase, producing the protein MPYQTNEMKVFAGSASLPLAEKISNYLGIRLGDCRTKRFADGEINLKIDETVRGHDVYIIQSTCSPANENLMELLIMIDAFRRASAHSISAVIPYYGYARQDRKARGRDPITAKLVANLLTTSGASRLITIDLHAEQIQGFFDIPVDNLWSFPAFLKFFSQSDFDRNEMAVISPDIGGVKRASKFAAKLGVPLAILDKRRPKDNVAEMVHIIGDVEGKTAIIFDDIIDTGRSLVEAAKMLKSNGADKIFACATHGVFSGDAKKIIAESTIEKVFITDTIYHDDLPDNIMMLSIAPLLAEALTRVRKNLSVSILFR; encoded by the coding sequence ATGCCGTATCAGACTAACGAGATGAAAGTATTCGCTGGCTCTGCGAGTCTACCGCTTGCAGAGAAAATCTCAAATTACTTGGGAATCAGACTCGGAGACTGCAGGACAAAGAGATTTGCGGACGGAGAGATCAATCTGAAAATTGATGAGACTGTAAGGGGCCATGATGTATACATAATTCAATCCACATGCAGTCCTGCGAACGAGAATCTGATGGAGCTCCTAATAATGATAGATGCCTTCAGGAGAGCTTCCGCTCATTCTATTTCGGCCGTAATCCCCTACTATGGATATGCGAGACAAGATAGAAAGGCTAGAGGTCGGGATCCTATAACTGCTAAACTTGTGGCAAATCTTCTCACGACTTCAGGAGCAAGCCGTTTAATAACTATCGATTTGCATGCAGAACAGATACAGGGGTTCTTCGATATACCCGTAGACAACCTCTGGTCTTTCCCTGCATTCCTGAAGTTCTTCAGTCAGAGTGACTTTGATCGAAATGAGATGGCGGTGATTTCACCGGACATTGGTGGAGTAAAACGCGCAAGCAAATTTGCTGCAAAGCTAGGTGTACCGCTGGCAATTTTGGACAAGAGGAGACCCAAAGACAACGTTGCGGAAATGGTTCACATAATCGGCGATGTTGAGGGAAAGACAGCAATAATCTTTGATGATATAATTGACACCGGTCGTTCACTAGTCGAAGCGGCGAAGATGCTAAAATCCAACGGCGCCGATAAGATATTTGCGTGTGCGACTCATGGAGTTTTTTCCGGTGATGCTAAGAAGATCATTGCCGAGTCAACGATTGAGAAGGTCTTCATAACAGACACGATTTACCATGATGACCTTCCCGACAACATAATGATGTTATCCATCGCGCCGCTTCTGGCGGAGGCATTGACTCGTGTAAGAAAAAATCTTTCGGTGAGTATTTTGTTCAGATAG
- a CDS encoding 50S ribosomal protein L25 yields MHEINLVAELRNGEMKARSLLNQGKIPAVVYGPELETVPVSLDKVEILRIMNRIAETTSVVISIDGKEYHTFLKGVQRDKVTDSVIHLDFYVPSSGHKMELRIPIRLKGTPIGVEKGGIVDHIINELPVSVLPKDIVEEIIVDVSSFDVGHVLRVGDLEIPEGIKPLLDDEDAIMLIALPRAAKEVEEEEVEEIEEGVEPEVINKGKKEEEEEE; encoded by the coding sequence ATGCACGAAATAAATCTCGTTGCTGAACTTCGCAACGGTGAAATGAAAGCAAGGAGCCTGCTGAACCAAGGGAAGATTCCCGCGGTAGTTTATGGTCCTGAACTGGAGACAGTTCCTGTTAGTCTGGATAAGGTAGAGATCTTGAGAATCATGAACAGGATTGCCGAGACTACCTCGGTGGTTATTTCTATCGATGGAAAGGAATATCATACCTTTCTCAAGGGTGTTCAGAGAGATAAAGTAACTGACTCGGTCATTCATCTAGACTTCTACGTTCCTTCCAGCGGTCACAAGATGGAACTCCGAATTCCGATAAGATTGAAGGGTACCCCGATAGGCGTTGAAAAAGGTGGAATAGTTGATCATATCATCAATGAACTACCCGTTTCGGTTCTCCCAAAGGATATTGTGGAAGAGATCATTGTTGATGTAAGTTCCTTTGATGTTGGCCATGTTCTGCGAGTTGGAGATCTTGAGATTCCCGAGGGAATAAAACCTTTGCTTGACGATGAAGACGCGATCATGCTCATAGCCCTTCCGAGAGCGGCAAAGGAAGTCGAAGAGGAAGAAGTCGAAGAGATTGAAGAGGGTGTTGAGCCCGAGGTAATAAACAAGGGTAAGAAGGAAGAGGAAGAAGAGGAGTAA
- the pth gene encoding aminoacyl-tRNA hydrolase encodes MFLFVGLGNPGPRYALTRHNVGFLFIDQMAKLGLRKTVQKRLYEAHLLEGEEKVYIAKPLTFMNLSGVAVRLLMKDLNFEKKDTLVLVYDDVWIPLGRMRIRESGSDGGHNGLKSVISEIGTQSFPRIRIGVGPLPENGDMVDYVLGKFSDDEYQKVSKVIGLAVSAAKELISGDIRKVMTAYNGTEVD; translated from the coding sequence GTGTTTCTCTTCGTTGGACTGGGAAATCCTGGCCCACGTTATGCGCTAACAAGACATAACGTGGGCTTTCTCTTCATAGATCAGATGGCTAAGCTTGGCCTAAGGAAGACAGTGCAAAAGAGACTGTATGAAGCACATCTTCTTGAGGGAGAAGAGAAAGTCTATATTGCAAAGCCACTTACTTTCATGAATTTGAGCGGAGTGGCTGTAAGACTTCTCATGAAAGACCTCAATTTCGAAAAGAAAGATACGCTGGTTCTAGTGTATGATGATGTATGGATACCTCTTGGTAGGATGAGGATAAGAGAAAGCGGTTCAGATGGCGGGCACAATGGTCTGAAATCAGTGATTTCGGAGATAGGAACTCAGAGCTTCCCCCGAATCAGAATTGGTGTGGGACCCCTTCCAGAGAACGGAGATATGGTAGATTATGTTCTCGGTAAATTTAGCGATGATGAATACCAGAAAGTCAGCAAGGTAATCGGCTTAGCTGTCTCCGCTGCAAAGGAGCTTATCTCCGGTGATATTCGAAAGGTCATGACAGCTTACAATGGAACTGAAGTAGATTGA
- the uvrB gene encoding excinuclease ABC subunit UvrB — protein MDSSYSPQGDQPQAIEKLIDGLKSGDRFQTLLGVTGSGKTFTMANVISTLQRPAIVISPNKTLVAQLYREFKTFFPKNKVELFISYYDYYMPESYIPSKDLFIEKEAEINETLERMRISALKSVLTRNDTVVLASVSAIYASGDPKDFATMNIFLERGKSINRKELALKLANIQYNRSEDVSAGGVFHVKGEIFEIFPPYEDFGIRLYFFDDEIERIVSFDPINRKTIEELDMVTVYPAKEFVTTQDKILGAMRNIENELEERVKQLEREGKYLEAQRLRQRTTYDMEMLSSVGYCSGIENYSRFFDGRMPGEKPYTLLDYFDREKFITFIDESHIGVPQLGAMYRGDYSRKKNLVDYGFRLPAAFDNRPLKFEEFLSTVGQIVFVSATPGNFEAEHSTRIIDQVIRPTGLVDPEVIVHPTESQVDDFIERMREVKKRNERALVTVLTKKAAEMLSDYLNEVGIRSEYLHSELDAIERVEVLRKLRDGTVEVVVGVNLLREGLDLPEVSLVAIMDADKEGFLRSETTLIQTIGRAARNVNGQVILYADTMTGSMKRAIDETNRRRLKQLIYNKEHNITPESIVKPLYRNIFEEFAGENLDKEREDKARATYLEGVMALKESLDYEDYIALLNEEMIRAAGELRFEDAAILRDEMYSLKKSKQNI, from the coding sequence ATGGATTCCTCGTACAGTCCGCAAGGCGATCAGCCGCAAGCAATCGAAAAGCTTATTGACGGACTCAAGAGTGGGGATAGGTTTCAGACTCTTCTAGGTGTTACTGGTTCTGGGAAGACTTTTACAATGGCGAACGTTATAAGCACTCTCCAGAGACCTGCAATAGTCATTTCACCCAATAAGACCCTCGTGGCTCAGTTGTACAGAGAATTCAAGACCTTCTTTCCCAAGAACAAAGTCGAGCTTTTCATAAGTTATTACGATTATTATATGCCTGAGTCTTATATACCTTCAAAGGACCTATTCATAGAAAAAGAGGCAGAGATCAATGAAACACTGGAGAGAATGAGAATTTCGGCTTTGAAGTCCGTTTTGACCAGAAACGATACGGTTGTACTTGCGAGCGTCTCCGCGATATATGCCAGCGGCGATCCCAAGGATTTTGCAACAATGAATATTTTTCTCGAACGCGGGAAGAGTATCAATCGCAAGGAGCTTGCGCTCAAGCTGGCTAACATTCAGTATAATCGTTCCGAAGATGTATCGGCAGGTGGAGTTTTTCATGTGAAGGGAGAGATTTTTGAAATCTTCCCCCCATACGAAGACTTTGGGATTAGGCTGTACTTCTTTGATGACGAAATAGAACGGATTGTGTCCTTCGATCCTATCAACAGAAAGACGATTGAAGAGCTAGACATGGTAACGGTTTACCCTGCTAAAGAATTCGTCACAACTCAGGATAAGATTCTTGGTGCTATGCGGAACATTGAGAATGAGCTTGAAGAAAGGGTGAAGCAGCTAGAACGGGAAGGAAAGTACCTGGAGGCGCAAAGACTTAGACAGCGAACTACTTACGACATGGAAATGCTTTCCAGTGTCGGTTACTGCTCAGGAATAGAGAATTACTCTAGATTCTTCGATGGAAGAATGCCTGGAGAGAAACCATATACATTGCTTGATTACTTTGACAGAGAGAAGTTTATTACGTTTATCGATGAGTCTCACATTGGGGTTCCACAACTGGGAGCGATGTACAGAGGAGATTATTCCAGGAAGAAAAACCTTGTGGATTACGGATTCAGACTGCCTGCGGCATTTGACAATCGCCCGCTGAAATTCGAAGAATTTCTAAGCACGGTCGGCCAGATTGTCTTCGTCTCTGCAACCCCGGGAAATTTCGAAGCTGAGCATTCGACTAGAATTATAGATCAGGTTATAAGGCCTACCGGTCTTGTAGATCCCGAGGTTATTGTTCATCCAACCGAAAGCCAGGTAGATGACTTCATTGAAAGGATGCGAGAAGTAAAGAAGAGAAATGAAAGAGCATTGGTAACTGTTCTTACAAAGAAGGCTGCAGAAATGCTTTCCGACTACTTGAATGAAGTGGGGATCAGATCGGAGTATCTACACTCTGAACTCGACGCAATCGAGAGAGTGGAAGTACTGAGAAAACTCAGGGATGGAACCGTGGAAGTTGTCGTTGGCGTAAACCTCCTCAGAGAAGGTCTTGACCTACCAGAAGTTTCACTTGTAGCAATAATGGATGCCGACAAGGAGGGTTTCCTTCGTTCTGAGACAACACTGATCCAGACAATCGGTAGAGCCGCGAGGAATGTCAACGGTCAGGTTATCCTTTATGCCGACACCATGACCGGTTCAATGAAAAGAGCAATTGATGAGACAAACAGGAGAAGGCTGAAACAACTGATATATAACAAAGAACACAATATAACACCCGAGAGCATCGTTAAACCTCTGTATAGAAACATCTTCGAGGAGTTTGCTGGCGAGAATCTTGACAAAGAGAGGGAAGATAAGGCAAGAGCCACTTATCTTGAAGGAGTGATGGCGTTGAAGGAGTCTCTAGACTATGAAGACTACATCGCCTTACTCAACGAAGAGATGATAAGAGCTGCCGGAGAGTTGAGGTTTGAAGACGCTGCAATCCTGCGAGATGAAATGTACAGCCTCAAGAAGAGCAAACAGAATATCTAA
- the ruvA gene encoding Holliday junction branch migration protein RuvA — protein sequence MLEGIEGRVREIRETEIVIQVGGLFFKVNCTPNTISKLPVEKDVYLLTFMAYSQDRPPELYGFYDQEEKELFNILLRASKIGPKSAMKILSSASPSRIKHIISTKNAAELSSLPGIGKKTAERMIVELASLVDTSGITDEETIPGVERSHGEEAVAALTSLGFDENQSRKVVIEILKAEREIDTHDLIKKALKEIRK from the coding sequence ATGCTGGAAGGTATTGAGGGTCGCGTAAGAGAAATAAGAGAGACCGAAATTGTCATACAGGTCGGAGGTCTGTTTTTTAAAGTTAACTGCACTCCGAACACAATCAGCAAGCTTCCGGTCGAAAAGGACGTTTATCTTCTTACGTTCATGGCCTACTCACAGGATAGGCCGCCTGAACTTTACGGCTTCTACGATCAAGAAGAGAAAGAGTTGTTCAATATACTGTTGAGGGCAAGCAAGATAGGACCTAAGTCCGCCATGAAGATTCTCTCTTCGGCCTCTCCTTCAAGGATTAAGCATATTATTTCCACCAAGAATGCGGCAGAGCTGTCTTCCCTTCCCGGCATTGGAAAGAAAACTGCGGAAAGAATGATCGTTGAGCTCGCCTCGTTGGTAGACACTTCTGGAATTACAGACGAAGAAACCATTCCGGGTGTTGAGAGGTCGCACGGTGAAGAAGCTGTTGCGGCACTTACATCCCTTGGTTTCGACGAAAACCAGTCGAGGAAAGTAGTTATAGAGATTCTGAAGGCTGAAAGGGAAATCGATACTCACGATCTTATAAAGAAAGCACTGAAGGAGATCCGTAAGTAG
- a CDS encoding bifunctional folylpolyglutamate synthase/dihydrofolate synthase, whose amino-acid sequence MKTYSEAIQYLYNSRPYGKIKFGLFRIRELLERLGNPQKSYPIIHITGTNGKGSVAAITRSIMSSHGLKTGLNISPHITTFRERIQVDGEYISEGDVCRILKNIEPALEKMDRKGEEYAPSFFEVVTAIAFQYFKEESCDVVVLEVGLGGRFDASNVIDSSLVSVVTSVGLDHTGILGDTEEKIAIEKSGIIKLECPVVSGITRPAIRRVVSEKARSMNSPYFFYKRDFDATGREYALNRNIFDYTGSNNFENLQINLNGEHQTVNAALAIKTSEIAMGEIRSGLGEEKLRMALKSVSWPGRFEVFSQDSKSVILDGAHNPDAARVLRRTVEKYFPGERLTLLFGSLDDKDYETNIKVLSEIADSVVVCRVPNHRSIHPEKVADVWRKYCSSVQFVEEHEIAMNKALEISDSLLVCGSLYLVSEIRNLLTGVSEHAGRY is encoded by the coding sequence ATGAAAACATACTCGGAAGCAATTCAGTATCTTTACAACTCAAGACCCTATGGAAAGATCAAGTTTGGCCTGTTCAGGATCAGAGAACTGCTTGAACGGCTTGGCAATCCCCAGAAGTCGTATCCGATCATTCATATTACAGGTACAAATGGCAAGGGAAGTGTTGCGGCAATCACGAGATCAATAATGTCTTCTCATGGACTGAAGACGGGGCTGAACATTTCTCCGCACATTACAACTTTCAGGGAGAGGATTCAAGTCGATGGCGAGTACATATCGGAAGGTGATGTCTGTAGAATCCTGAAGAACATAGAACCGGCTCTAGAAAAGATGGACAGAAAAGGTGAAGAATACGCGCCGAGTTTTTTCGAAGTGGTAACGGCAATTGCATTTCAGTACTTCAAGGAAGAGAGTTGCGATGTAGTCGTTCTCGAAGTCGGCCTTGGTGGAAGATTTGATGCTAGCAACGTAATTGATTCTTCTCTCGTATCTGTTGTTACAAGCGTAGGTTTGGATCATACGGGAATTCTTGGGGATACTGAAGAAAAAATTGCTATCGAGAAATCAGGCATTATCAAGCTCGAATGTCCAGTCGTTTCAGGTATAACAAGACCCGCAATAAGAAGAGTTGTTTCTGAAAAGGCAAGAAGCATGAATTCACCATACTTCTTCTACAAAAGGGATTTCGACGCGACTGGAAGAGAGTATGCGCTAAATCGCAATATATTTGACTACACTGGAAGTAATAACTTTGAAAACCTACAAATCAATCTAAATGGTGAACATCAGACTGTAAACGCAGCTTTGGCAATCAAGACGTCAGAGATTGCAATGGGAGAGATTCGAAGCGGTTTGGGTGAAGAGAAACTGCGGATGGCGCTGAAATCTGTCTCATGGCCGGGAAGATTTGAAGTCTTTTCTCAAGATTCCAAGTCAGTTATACTTGACGGCGCGCATAACCCCGATGCAGCCAGAGTTCTCAGGAGGACTGTCGAGAAGTACTTTCCAGGTGAAAGGCTTACGCTTCTCTTCGGAAGTCTAGACGACAAAGACTACGAAACCAATATCAAAGTGCTTTCAGAAATTGCCGACAGTGTTGTTGTGTGCAGGGTTCCAAACCACCGAAGTATACATCCCGAGAAGGTCGCCGATGTCTGGCGCAAGTATTGTTCATCTGTTCAATTCGTGGAAGAACATGAGATTGCCATGAACAAGGCGCTTGAAATCTCCGATTCGCTTCTTGTTTGCGGGTCTCTATATCTAGTAAGCGAGATAAGAAATCTCTTAACTGGAGTGAGTGAGCATGCTGGAAGGTATTGA